A region from the Geobacter benzoatilyticus genome encodes:
- a CDS encoding ABC transporter permease, whose translation MDLLMCFRISLRALRSNKMRSFLTMLGIIIGIAAVIIMIAIGSGARKIISDQIASIGSNIILVIPGTTTAGGLRAGAGTTPTLTFDDARAVNTELPAVLRAAPTVRGTAQVVYGNMNWSTIIMGVTPEFLEIRAWTVAAGREFSPSDVEGATKNCIIGQTVAENLFGSDDPIGKSIRIKRVPFTVVGLLEEKGQSAQGSDQDDIILLPLKTAQRKILGAQFPNTVGSILVQARSKDLLSQAEEEVTTLLDQRHRIGPSKERDYSVRNLSEILAASEQSSKVMSILLGAVASISLVVGGIGIMNIMLVSVTERTREIGIRMAIGAKKGDIMLQFLTEAVFLTLFGGIIGMVIGVAGAQLVTKFFDWPTLISAKAIFLSFGFSGGVGIFFGFYPARKAASLNPIEALRYE comes from the coding sequence ATGGACCTCCTCATGTGTTTCCGGATATCGCTGCGGGCCCTGCGCAGCAACAAGATGCGCTCATTTCTCACCATGCTCGGAATCATCATCGGCATTGCGGCGGTCATCATCATGATCGCCATCGGTTCCGGCGCCCGGAAGATCATTTCCGACCAGATCGCCAGCATCGGCAGCAACATCATTCTCGTCATCCCCGGCACCACCACCGCCGGCGGGCTTAGGGCCGGGGCCGGCACCACCCCGACGCTGACCTTTGACGATGCCAGGGCGGTCAACACCGAGCTCCCCGCAGTGCTCCGGGCGGCCCCCACGGTGAGGGGGACGGCCCAGGTGGTCTACGGCAACATGAACTGGTCCACGATCATCATGGGGGTGACGCCGGAGTTTCTGGAGATCCGCGCCTGGACCGTGGCGGCGGGGCGCGAGTTCTCACCGTCCGACGTTGAGGGGGCCACCAAGAACTGCATCATCGGCCAGACCGTGGCCGAAAACCTTTTCGGGAGCGACGACCCCATCGGCAAGTCGATCCGGATCAAGCGGGTCCCCTTCACCGTGGTGGGGCTCCTGGAGGAAAAGGGGCAGTCGGCCCAGGGGAGCGACCAGGACGACATTATCCTGCTACCCCTCAAGACCGCACAGCGCAAGATCCTCGGCGCCCAATTCCCCAACACCGTCGGCTCCATCCTCGTGCAGGCCCGGAGCAAGGACCTTCTCAGCCAGGCCGAGGAGGAGGTGACAACCCTCCTGGACCAGCGCCACCGGATCGGCCCCTCGAAGGAGCGGGACTACTCGGTGCGCAACCTTTCCGAGATCCTGGCGGCCTCGGAACAGTCATCCAAGGTCATGTCGATACTTCTCGGCGCGGTGGCTTCAATTTCGCTCGTGGTCGGCGGGATCGGCATCATGAACATCATGCTCGTGTCGGTGACGGAACGGACCCGCGAGATCGGTATCCGCATGGCCATCGGTGCGAAAAAAGGGGACATAATGCTCCAGTTTCTGACGGAGGCGGTGTTCCTTACGCTCTTCGGGGGGATCATCGGGATGGTGATCGGAGTGGCGGGGGCGCAGCTGGTGACGAAGTTCTTCGACTGGCCGACTCTCATCTCGGCCAAGGCGATTTTCCTCTCCTTCGGTTTCTCCGGCGGGGTGGGGATTTTCTTCGGCTTCTACCCGGCCCGCAAGGCGGCGTCCCTCAACCCCATCGAGGCGTTGCGATACGAGTGA
- the trmB gene encoding tRNA (guanosine(46)-N7)-methyltransferase TrmB, protein MQRMIEIDSPFFLNLDELSTPADWAAVFGNDNPLALEIGCGVGDFIAKTAVDNPGINYIAIDFYNKGCDKTCRRLERLGIPNVRVVRDEARNFIVERIPKGSLCAVHINCPDPWPKKRHRKRRLVNREFAGFMREYLAPGGDFYFATDFDDYGIDVAEFMPGVEGYGNMLAPDGYRHELEGYHLSKYMMKFMAEGKRIYFVHYRKSAGGAE, encoded by the coding sequence ATGCAGCGCATGATTGAAATCGATTCCCCTTTTTTTCTGAACCTCGATGAACTGTCAACGCCCGCCGATTGGGCTGCCGTTTTCGGCAATGACAATCCCCTGGCCCTTGAGATCGGCTGCGGCGTCGGCGACTTCATCGCCAAGACTGCCGTCGATAATCCCGGCATCAACTATATCGCCATCGATTTCTACAACAAGGGTTGTGACAAGACCTGCCGCCGGCTCGAACGGCTGGGAATACCCAACGTCCGCGTGGTGCGGGACGAGGCCCGAAACTTCATCGTTGAGCGTATTCCCAAGGGCTCACTCTGCGCGGTCCACATCAACTGCCCCGATCCGTGGCCCAAGAAGCGGCACCGCAAGCGGCGTCTCGTGAACCGGGAGTTTGCCGGCTTTATGCGCGAGTATCTCGCGCCGGGGGGCGATTTTTATTTCGCCACCGATTTCGACGACTACGGCATCGATGTGGCGGAGTTCATGCCCGGCGTTGAGGGTTACGGCAACATGCTCGCCCCCGACGGCTACCGCCACGAACTGGAGGGGTACCACCTCTCCAAGTACATGATGAAATTCATGGCCGAGGGGAAACGGATCTACTTCGTCCACTACCGGAAATCGGCAGGGGGCGCCGAATGA
- a CDS encoding efflux RND transporter periplasmic adaptor subunit, producing MKRVAIIAAVLVLAVAGGYYIFAGREPERTYRTVPVERGDIVATVSATGNLSAVTTVQVGTQVSGTIQRLFADFNSPVKRGEVIAQIDPALFNAEVEQTRGNFLAARANLAKARATATDAKRTMERNRQLVKDGVVSQGDFDTAETRAEEAVAAVRAAEATVLQTRGALTRAETNLNNATIRSPVDGVVISRSVDVGQTVAASFQTPTLFTIAQDLTRMQIETSVDEADISRVRVGQPVTFTVDAYPDTPFRAQVAQVRNAPVVTQNVVTYVVVITVANPDLKLKPGMTANVAVEVGRKDNVLKVPKAALRYRPGSGKDESEPRGMGGRPGGMKVKGDGGQQVYVLTAEKKPVPVKIATGLGNDSHVEVASGGLKEGDAVIVQETTPNGKQKRSGGGPPMRF from the coding sequence ATGAAAAGAGTCGCCATCATTGCCGCGGTGCTCGTCCTGGCCGTGGCTGGCGGGTACTACATCTTTGCCGGCCGGGAACCGGAGCGTACCTACAGGACCGTTCCGGTGGAACGGGGCGACATCGTCGCCACGGTTTCCGCCACCGGCAATCTTTCCGCCGTCACCACCGTCCAGGTGGGAACCCAGGTTTCCGGCACCATCCAGAGGCTCTTTGCGGACTTTAACTCGCCCGTGAAGCGGGGGGAGGTCATCGCCCAGATCGACCCGGCCCTCTTCAACGCCGAGGTGGAGCAGACCCGGGGTAACTTTCTCGCGGCCCGGGCGAATCTGGCCAAGGCCCGGGCCACCGCCACCGATGCGAAGCGAACCATGGAGCGGAACCGGCAGCTAGTGAAGGACGGGGTTGTTTCCCAGGGGGACTTCGATACCGCCGAGACCCGCGCCGAAGAGGCCGTTGCCGCGGTGAGGGCTGCCGAGGCCACCGTGCTCCAGACCCGTGGAGCCCTGACCAGGGCCGAAACTAACCTGAACAACGCCACCATCCGCTCGCCGGTGGACGGAGTCGTCATCTCCCGCAGCGTCGACGTGGGGCAGACCGTGGCCGCTTCCTTCCAGACCCCGACCCTTTTCACTATTGCCCAGGACCTTACCCGGATGCAGATTGAGACCAGCGTCGATGAGGCTGATATCAGCCGGGTGCGGGTGGGGCAACCGGTCACTTTTACGGTGGACGCCTATCCCGACACCCCCTTCAGGGCTCAAGTGGCCCAGGTGCGCAACGCCCCGGTGGTTACCCAGAATGTGGTCACTTACGTGGTGGTGATTACCGTGGCCAACCCCGACCTGAAGCTGAAGCCGGGAATGACCGCCAACGTAGCCGTCGAGGTGGGGCGCAAGGACAACGTCCTAAAGGTGCCAAAGGCGGCGCTCCGCTACCGGCCCGGTTCCGGCAAGGATGAGAGCGAACCCCGTGGCATGGGGGGGCGTCCAGGAGGGATGAAGGTCAAGGGCGATGGCGGGCAGCAGGTCTACGTGCTGACGGCCGAGAAGAAGCCGGTGCCGGTTAAGATTGCCACGGGGCTCGGCAACGACAGTCATGTTGAAGTGGCATCCGGCGGGCTCAAGGAGGGGGATGCAGTCATAGTTCAGGAGACCACCCCCAACGGCAAGCAGAAACGAAGCGGCGGCGGACCGCCCATGAGGTTCTGA
- the xerC gene encoding tyrosine recombinase XerC translates to MEQEIADFIRHLETERNSSPHTLSAYHSDLAQFMGFIQDELGTAAAPEQVTHLLIRRWLALLHRDHSKSSVGRKLAAVRAFFKHLVRTGRLSKNPAELVSTPKKEKKVPYHLSIDEVTALVEAPREPGILSLRDRAILETLYSCGVRVSELTGLNVGGIDLDGGTARVLGKGSKERIVPVGSLARAALARYLDARNNPPPEAPLFTNARGGRLTSRSVRRVVDRHILRLATMRKISPHTLRHTFATHLLEGGADLRAIQELLGHASLSTTQKYTHVGIDRLMEVYDKAHPKARK, encoded by the coding sequence ATGGAACAGGAGATAGCCGACTTCATCCGCCACCTGGAAACGGAGCGCAACTCCTCGCCCCACACCCTTTCCGCCTACCATTCCGATCTGGCTCAGTTCATGGGGTTCATCCAGGATGAGCTCGGGACGGCAGCGGCACCGGAGCAAGTTACGCACCTGCTGATCCGGCGGTGGCTCGCCCTCCTGCACCGGGATCACTCCAAAAGCTCCGTGGGACGGAAGCTGGCGGCGGTGCGGGCCTTTTTCAAACATCTCGTCCGGACCGGGCGCCTCAGTAAAAATCCGGCGGAACTTGTTTCAACCCCCAAGAAGGAAAAGAAAGTACCCTATCACCTCTCCATCGACGAAGTGACAGCTCTGGTGGAAGCGCCCCGCGAGCCCGGCATCCTGAGCCTGCGGGACCGGGCAATCCTGGAAACCCTTTACTCCTGCGGAGTCCGGGTGTCGGAACTGACCGGCCTGAACGTGGGAGGAATAGACCTTGATGGAGGCACTGCCCGGGTGCTCGGCAAGGGGAGCAAGGAACGGATCGTGCCGGTGGGAAGCCTCGCCCGCGCCGCCCTCGCCCGCTACCTCGACGCCCGGAACAACCCTCCCCCCGAAGCCCCTCTCTTCACCAACGCCAGGGGGGGACGGCTCACCTCCCGCAGCGTCCGGCGCGTGGTGGACAGGCACATCCTCCGGCTCGCCACCATGCGGAAGATTTCCCCCCATACCCTGCGACACACCTTCGCCACCCATCTGCTGGAGGGGGGAGCGGATCTGCGGGCAATCCAGGAGCTTCTCGGCCATGCTTCGCTCTCCACGACGCAGAAATACACCCACGTCGGCATCGACCGCCTCATGGAGGTCTACGACAAGGCCCATCCGAAGGCCCGGAAATAA
- a CDS encoding NAD(P)/FAD-dependent oxidoreductase, whose protein sequence is MKRVVIIGMGFGGIRAARVLAGKGLDVVLVDRNNYHLFQPLLYQVGTAGLEQESIAYPVRAMSRHWAGTRFHLAEVAGVDFAAREVVTSTGRIPYDYLVVGAGSVTNYFGLESVERHAFDLKELVDAERLRNHILTAFERAVVEPDPARRRALMTFVIVGGGPTGVEFAGALIELVRFVLAKDYPELSVQTARVVLVEAFDRLLASMPSQLQEYTLEKLRSMGVEVVLNARVVDAASERVTLHDGAVIPAHTLLWSAGVKAAPLASALGAASRPGGRVPVEPDLTLAGHPEVYVIGDMAYLEQDGAALPMVAPVAMQMGIYAGGAILAREKGEAPQPFRYHDRGSMATIGRSAAVACAAGMKFRGFPAWLVWLLLHLYYLIGFRNRIVVMLNWIWYYWFHERQVRLITERVEE, encoded by the coding sequence GTGAAACGGGTTGTCATCATAGGCATGGGATTCGGCGGCATCAGGGCCGCCCGCGTTCTTGCAGGAAAAGGGCTCGATGTGGTGCTGGTGGACCGGAACAACTACCACCTCTTTCAGCCCCTCCTCTACCAGGTGGGTACGGCGGGGCTTGAGCAGGAATCCATCGCCTATCCGGTACGGGCCATGTCCCGGCATTGGGCCGGCACCCGCTTCCATCTGGCGGAGGTGGCCGGAGTCGACTTCGCTGCCCGGGAGGTCGTGACCAGCACGGGCCGGATTCCCTATGATTACCTTGTTGTCGGAGCCGGAAGCGTCACCAATTATTTCGGTCTCGAATCGGTGGAGCGCCACGCTTTCGATCTCAAGGAGCTTGTGGATGCCGAGCGGCTCCGCAACCACATCCTCACCGCCTTCGAGCGGGCCGTGGTCGAGCCCGATCCGGCCCGGCGCAGGGCCCTCATGACCTTTGTCATCGTGGGGGGCGGACCCACCGGAGTGGAGTTCGCCGGTGCCCTCATCGAGCTCGTCCGTTTCGTTCTGGCCAAGGACTACCCGGAATTAAGCGTGCAAACGGCAAGGGTGGTGCTGGTGGAGGCCTTTGACCGGCTCCTTGCCAGCATGCCTTCCCAGCTCCAGGAGTATACCCTGGAAAAGCTGCGGAGCATGGGGGTCGAGGTCGTTCTCAATGCCCGGGTCGTGGATGCGGCTTCCGAGCGGGTTACGCTCCACGACGGCGCCGTCATCCCGGCCCATACGCTCCTCTGGTCGGCGGGGGTTAAAGCTGCCCCTCTGGCCTCGGCCCTGGGCGCAGCATCCCGGCCGGGGGGGAGAGTTCCCGTGGAGCCGGACCTGACCCTTGCCGGCCATCCCGAGGTCTATGTCATCGGGGACATGGCGTATCTTGAGCAGGACGGTGCGGCGCTTCCCATGGTGGCGCCGGTGGCGATGCAGATGGGAATCTATGCCGGCGGGGCCATCCTGGCAAGGGAAAAGGGGGAGGCTCCGCAGCCCTTCCGCTACCACGACCGGGGGAGCATGGCCACCATCGGCCGGAGCGCCGCCGTTGCCTGTGCCGCCGGCATGAAGTTCCGGGGGTTCCCGGCGTGGCTCGTCTGGCTCCTGCTTCACCTTTACTATCTCATCGGTTTCCGCAACCGGATCGTCGTCATGCTCAACTGGATCTGGTACTACTGGTTCCACGAGCGGCAGGTGCGGCTCATTACCGAGCGGGTGGAGGAGTGA
- a CDS encoding DEAD/DEAH box helicase: MKFSDLHLPEEVQRGIADTGFTDCTPIQEKTLPLALAGKDVAGQAQTGTGKTAAFLISLFTRLLNNPKGGETRNPRALILAPTRELVVQIEKDAQALGAHCDLVIQAIYGGVDYMKQRSALKEGADVVVGTPGRLIDYLKQKVYSLKEIEVLVIDEADRMFDMGFIADLRFILRRLPPFDKRQNLMFSATLNQRVMELAYEFMNVPEKVAVTPEQMTAERVEQILYHVGRKEKFPLLLGLLRTKVMERTMIFVNTKREAEFLDERLNANDFPCRVISGDVEQRKRLRILEDFKSGKLPILIATDVASRGLHIDGVSHVVNYDLPQDPEDYVHRIGRTARAGAEGKAISMADEDGAFHLEAIHEYIKDKIPVEWPEDDLFVHDFKRVKPKPKGHETRAKGPTHHGRKHPEGEKKEGEGEAKKRRRRPRKKPAGDAPKAD, encoded by the coding sequence ATGAAATTCAGCGACTTGCACCTCCCCGAGGAGGTGCAGCGGGGCATTGCCGACACCGGCTTCACCGACTGCACCCCGATCCAGGAAAAAACCCTTCCCCTGGCCCTTGCGGGCAAGGATGTGGCCGGCCAGGCCCAAACCGGCACCGGCAAAACCGCAGCATTCCTCATCAGCCTCTTCACCCGCCTCCTCAACAATCCCAAAGGCGGGGAAACCCGCAACCCGCGGGCCCTGATCCTCGCCCCGACAAGGGAACTCGTCGTCCAGATCGAGAAGGACGCCCAGGCCCTGGGCGCCCACTGCGACTTGGTTATCCAGGCCATCTACGGCGGCGTCGACTACATGAAGCAGCGCAGCGCCCTGAAGGAAGGGGCCGACGTGGTGGTAGGCACGCCGGGACGCCTCATCGACTACCTCAAGCAGAAGGTTTACTCCCTCAAGGAGATCGAGGTCCTCGTCATCGACGAGGCGGACCGGATGTTCGACATGGGGTTCATCGCCGATCTCCGCTTCATCCTCCGGCGGCTTCCCCCCTTCGACAAGCGGCAGAATCTCATGTTCTCCGCCACCTTGAACCAGCGGGTCATGGAGCTTGCCTACGAGTTCATGAACGTCCCCGAAAAGGTGGCTGTCACCCCCGAGCAGATGACCGCCGAGAGGGTGGAGCAGATTCTCTACCACGTGGGGCGCAAGGAGAAATTTCCGCTGCTTCTGGGCCTTCTGCGCACGAAGGTGATGGAACGGACCATGATCTTCGTCAACACCAAGCGGGAGGCGGAATTCCTGGACGAGCGGCTCAACGCCAACGACTTTCCCTGCCGGGTCATCTCCGGCGACGTGGAGCAGAGAAAGCGCCTCAGAATCCTGGAGGATTTCAAGAGCGGCAAACTCCCGATCCTCATCGCCACCGACGTGGCCTCCCGGGGGCTCCACATCGACGGGGTCTCCCACGTGGTAAACTACGACCTTCCCCAGGACCCGGAAGACTACGTTCACCGCATCGGCCGTACCGCCAGGGCCGGAGCGGAGGGGAAAGCCATCTCCATGGCCGACGAGGACGGCGCCTTCCACCTGGAGGCAATCCACGAGTACATAAAAGACAAGATACCGGTTGAATGGCCTGAGGACGACCTCTTCGTCCACGACTTCAAGCGGGTGAAGCCCAAGCCCAAGGGACACGAGACCCGGGCCAAGGGGCCGACCCACCACGGACGTAAACACCCGGAAGGGGAAAAGAAGGAAGGTGAAGGGGAGGCGAAGAAGCGCCGGCGGCGGCCACGGAAGAAGCCGGCGGGAGATGCGCCGAAGGCAGATTGA
- the truD gene encoding tRNA pseudouridine(13) synthase TruD — protein MSGDKRYLTSGLPGTGGTIKDSIEDFCVEEIPLYLPCGEGEHLYTVIEKRGVTTLDAIRRLARALKLSERDVGYAGMKDARGVTRQTVSLPRVKPDEVLALELPGISVLSAVRHRNKLKLGHLAGNRFRIRVRGVVPDALSRAETILAVLARRGVPNRFGEQRYGVQGNSHLIGRAMLAGDWRAAVDLVIGYPEKVSAEAWRSAIEAYQRGELEASLQLFPGHCRTERDIIQRLVKRPDDFEGAFRAVNPRLKKLYLSACQSALFDRVVEARLDSLDIVRGGDLAWKHANGACFLVTDAAAEAPRAEHFEISPSGPLFGCRMTTPEGEEQVLEQSILADEGLDPAAFDLSGGLRMEGERRPLRVPLENPQASLDDGGLILEFSLPKGSYATAVLREIVKA, from the coding sequence ATGAGCGGCGATAAGCGCTACCTGACTTCCGGGCTGCCCGGCACCGGCGGTACCATCAAGGATTCCATCGAGGATTTTTGCGTGGAGGAGATTCCCCTCTACCTCCCCTGCGGCGAGGGGGAGCATCTCTATACCGTCATCGAAAAGCGGGGGGTGACGACCCTGGATGCCATCCGCCGCCTGGCCCGGGCACTGAAACTCTCCGAGCGGGACGTGGGGTATGCCGGCATGAAGGATGCCCGTGGTGTGACCCGCCAGACCGTGTCGCTCCCCCGGGTGAAGCCGGATGAGGTGCTTGCGCTGGAGCTTCCCGGCATCAGCGTTCTTTCGGCGGTGCGGCACCGGAACAAGCTCAAGCTCGGCCATCTGGCGGGAAACCGCTTCAGGATTCGGGTGCGGGGCGTGGTGCCCGACGCCCTCTCCAGGGCCGAGACAATTCTTGCGGTGCTGGCGCGGCGCGGCGTTCCCAACCGTTTCGGCGAACAGCGCTACGGCGTTCAGGGTAACAGCCATCTCATCGGCCGGGCCATGCTGGCCGGAGACTGGCGTGCCGCGGTGGACCTTGTCATCGGGTATCCGGAGAAGGTGTCGGCGGAGGCGTGGCGGAGCGCCATCGAGGCGTACCAACGGGGGGAACTGGAGGCGAGCCTGCAACTCTTCCCTGGGCACTGCCGCACCGAGCGGGACATCATCCAGCGCCTCGTGAAGCGCCCCGACGATTTCGAGGGAGCCTTTCGCGCGGTCAATCCCCGCCTCAAAAAGCTCTACTTATCGGCCTGCCAGTCGGCCCTCTTCGACCGGGTGGTGGAGGCGCGCCTCGATTCCCTCGATATCGTCCGGGGTGGGGATCTGGCCTGGAAACACGCAAACGGCGCCTGCTTTCTCGTGACGGATGCTGCGGCCGAGGCCCCTCGGGCGGAGCACTTTGAAATCTCTCCCTCCGGACCTCTCTTCGGCTGTCGGATGACCACGCCCGAAGGGGAGGAACAGGTGCTGGAGCAGTCTATCCTTGCGGATGAAGGGCTTGATCCGGCGGCCTTCGATCTCTCCGGCGGCCTCCGGATGGAGGGGGAACGGCGTCCTCTCCGGGTCCCATTGGAGAACCCGCAGGCTTCTCTGGATGACGGTGGGCTGATTCTGGAGTTTTCTCTTCCCAAGGGGAGCTACGCCACGGCGGTCCTGCGGGAGATTGTAAAGGCCTGA
- a CDS encoding DUF362 domain-containing protein, translated as MRYTVAIGRAETYHPDVLQPALVRLLAPLGGIASFVKPGERVLLKPNMLAAREPERAVTTHPEILRQVIALVREAGGVPLVGDSPGVGGIRRVAERSGILAVVEETGAELAPFDETVTVRGRGLFREFQIARPYLEADRLINLPKLKTHEMMTMTCAVKNLFGAVVGTAKAGWHLKAGADRELFARMLLEIYLLRLPDLTIVDGILAMEGDGPGSGDPRHCGLLLAGANAVAVDVIAAELAGIPKKLLWVERAAEKLGIDGWDRGAIDTCGLCFDDARVSPFRLPHISDVQFGLPRFLKNRLRHYLTSRPCGNPDACNLCGICRDTCPPGAIEIRDGKLRFDYHACIRCFCCRELCPQGVLEVREGALLKIIKKFV; from the coding sequence GTGAGGTACACCGTCGCCATCGGGCGGGCCGAAACGTACCATCCAGATGTGTTGCAGCCTGCCCTTGTCAGGCTCCTGGCGCCCTTGGGGGGTATTGCTTCTTTCGTGAAACCGGGGGAGCGGGTCCTCCTGAAGCCGAACATGCTTGCGGCCAGGGAGCCTGAGCGGGCGGTCACGACCCACCCGGAAATTCTCCGGCAGGTGATCGCCCTTGTGCGGGAAGCGGGAGGTGTTCCGCTTGTGGGGGATTCCCCCGGCGTCGGCGGCATCCGGCGCGTGGCGGAGCGAAGCGGCATCCTGGCCGTGGTGGAGGAGACCGGGGCCGAGCTGGCTCCCTTCGACGAAACGGTAACGGTGCGGGGCCGGGGGCTCTTCCGGGAGTTTCAGATTGCCCGACCCTACCTGGAGGCGGACCGCCTCATCAACCTCCCCAAGCTCAAGACCCACGAGATGATGACCATGACCTGTGCCGTGAAGAACCTCTTCGGCGCGGTGGTGGGGACCGCCAAGGCCGGGTGGCACCTGAAGGCGGGGGCCGACCGGGAGCTCTTCGCCCGGATGCTACTGGAGATCTACCTCCTGCGCCTGCCCGACCTGACTATCGTGGACGGCATACTCGCCATGGAAGGGGACGGGCCGGGAAGCGGCGACCCGCGCCACTGCGGGCTCCTCCTGGCGGGGGCGAACGCCGTGGCGGTGGATGTCATCGCCGCGGAGCTGGCCGGCATCCCCAAAAAGCTTCTCTGGGTGGAGCGGGCCGCCGAGAAGCTCGGCATCGACGGCTGGGACCGGGGCGCCATCGACACCTGCGGCTTGTGTTTTGACGATGCGCGGGTTTCCCCTTTTCGCCTTCCCCACATTTCCGATGTCCAGTTCGGCCTGCCCCGCTTTCTCAAGAACCGGCTCAGGCACTACCTCACGTCGCGCCCCTGCGGCAATCCCGATGCCTGTAACCTTTGCGGCATCTGCCGGGATACCTGCCCTCCCGGGGCCATCGAGATCCGGGACGGCAAGCTCCGGTTCGACTACCATGCCTGCATCCGTTGCTTCTGCTGCCGGGAGCTCTGCCCCCAGGGGGTCTTGGAGGTACGGGAGGGGGCGCTCCTGAAGATTATTAAGAAATTCGTATAA
- a CDS encoding ABC transporter ATP-binding protein, translated as MERVVEIANVTKVYTMGDQRVEALRGISFTVGEGEYIAIMGASGSGKSTCMNILGCLDVPTSGDYLLGGVNVGRLSPNELADIRNRRLGFVFQGFNLLKRTSARENVELPLIYGGVPAAERRDRAMAALGLVGLAERAGHYSNQLSGGQQQRVAIARALVNNPTLLLADEPTGNLDTATSEDIMRIFGQLNDRGITIIMVTHEADIAAHAKRVMSFRDGMIIDDSLNAGAGTGGMP; from the coding sequence ATGGAGCGGGTCGTCGAAATCGCCAATGTTACCAAGGTCTACACCATGGGAGACCAGCGGGTGGAGGCATTGCGGGGGATATCCTTCACGGTGGGGGAGGGGGAGTACATTGCCATCATGGGGGCTTCGGGGAGCGGTAAGTCCACCTGCATGAACATTCTCGGCTGCCTTGATGTCCCCACTTCCGGCGATTACCTCCTCGGGGGGGTGAACGTGGGGCGGCTTTCCCCCAATGAGCTGGCCGATATCCGCAACCGTCGGCTGGGGTTCGTCTTCCAGGGGTTCAACCTCCTGAAACGTACGAGCGCCCGGGAGAATGTGGAGCTTCCCCTCATCTACGGGGGGGTGCCGGCGGCGGAGCGCCGCGATCGGGCCATGGCGGCCCTCGGCCTGGTGGGGCTCGCCGAGCGGGCCGGCCACTACAGCAACCAGCTTTCGGGTGGGCAGCAGCAGCGGGTGGCCATTGCCCGGGCACTGGTGAACAATCCGACGCTGCTTCTGGCCGACGAGCCCACCGGAAACCTGGATACCGCAACTAGTGAGGATATCATGCGGATCTTCGGCCAGTTGAACGACCGGGGAATCACCATCATCATGGTGACCCACGAGGCGGACATCGCCGCCCACGCGAAACGGGTCATGTCCTTCCGGGACGGCATGATTATCGACGACAGCCTCAATGCCGGAGCCGGCACGGGGGGGATGCCCTGA